The Odocoileus virginianus isolate 20LAN1187 ecotype Illinois chromosome 30, Ovbor_1.2, whole genome shotgun sequence genome window below encodes:
- the RBBP4 gene encoding histone-binding protein RBBP4 isoform X1, with product MADKEAAFDDAVEERVINEEYKIWKKNTPFLYDLVMTHALEWPSLTAQWLPDVTRPEGKDFSIHRLVLGTHTSDEQNHLVIASVQLPNDDAQFDASHYDSEKGEFGGFGSVSGKIEIEIKINHEGEVNRARYMPQNPCIIATKTPSSDVLVFDYTKHPSKPDPSGECNPDLRLRGHQKEGYGLSWNPNLSGHLLSASDDHTICLWDISAVPKEGKVVDAKTIFTGHTAVVEDVSWHLLHESLFGSVADDQKLMIWDTRSNNTSKPSHSVDAHTAEVNCLSFNPYSEFILATGSADKTVALWDLRNLKLKLHSFESHKDEIFQVQWSPHNETILASSGTDRRLNVWDLSKIGEEQSPEDAEDGPPELLFIHGGHTAKISDFSWNPNEPWVICSVSEDNIMQVWQMAENIYNDEDPEGSVDPEGQGS from the exons ATGGCCGACAAGGAAG cagccTTTGATGACGCAGTAGAAGAACGTGTGATCAACGAAGAAtacaaaatatggaaaaagaacaCCCCTTTTCTTTACGATTTGGTGATGACCCATGCTCTGGAGTGGCCTAGCCTAACTGCACAGTGGCTTCCAGATGTAACCAG ACCAGAAGGGAAAGATTTCAGTATTCATCGACTTGTGCTGGGGACACACACGTCAGATGAACAAAACCACCTTGTGATAGCCAGCGTGCAGCTCCCTAATGATGATGCTCAGTTTGATGCTTCACACTACGACAGTGAAAAAGGAG AATTTGGAGGTTTTGGCTCGGTTAGTGgaaaaattgaaatagaaatcAAGATCAACCATGAAGGAGAGGTAAACAGGGCACGCTATATGCCCCAGAATCCTTGCATCATTGCAACAAAGACTCCATCCAGTGATGTTCTTGTTTTTGACTATACAAAACATCCTTCTAAACCAG ACCCTTCTGGAGAGTGCAACCCAGACTTGCGTCTCCGTGGACATCAGAAGGAAGGCTACGGGCTTTCTTGGAACCCAAATCTCAGTGGGCACTTACTGAGTGCTTCAGATGACCAC acCATCTGCCTGTGGGACATAAGTGCTGTTCCAAAGGAAGGGAAAGTTGTGGATGCGAAGACCATCTTCACAGGGCACACGGCAGTAGTAGAGGATGTCTCCTGGCATCTGCTCCATGAGTCCCTCTTTGGATCGGTTGCTGATGATCAGAAACTCATGAT CTGGGATACTCGTTCAAACAATACTTCCAAACCAAGCCACTCAGTTGATGCTCACACTGCTGAAGTGAACTGCCTTTCTTTCAATCCTTATAGTGAGTTCATTCTTGCCACAGGATCAGCTGACAAG ACTGTTGCTCTGTGGGATCTGAGAAATCTGAAACTTAAGTTGCATTCCTTTGAATCACATAAGGATGAAATATTCCAG GTTCAGTGGTCGCCTCACAATGAGACTATTTTGGCTTCCAGTGGTACTGATCGTAGACTGAATGTCTGGGATTTAAG TAAAATTGGAGAGGAACAATCCCCAGAAGATGCAGAAGATGGGCCACCAGAGTTGTTG TTTATTCATGGTGGTCACACTGCCAAGATATCTGATTTCTCCTGGAATCCCAACGAACCTTGGGTGATTTGTTCTGTATCAGAAGACAATATCATGCAAGTGTGGCAAATG
- the RBBP4 gene encoding histone-binding protein RBBP4 isoform X2, with product MADKEAFDDAVEERVINEEYKIWKKNTPFLYDLVMTHALEWPSLTAQWLPDVTRPEGKDFSIHRLVLGTHTSDEQNHLVIASVQLPNDDAQFDASHYDSEKGEFGGFGSVSGKIEIEIKINHEGEVNRARYMPQNPCIIATKTPSSDVLVFDYTKHPSKPDPSGECNPDLRLRGHQKEGYGLSWNPNLSGHLLSASDDHTICLWDISAVPKEGKVVDAKTIFTGHTAVVEDVSWHLLHESLFGSVADDQKLMIWDTRSNNTSKPSHSVDAHTAEVNCLSFNPYSEFILATGSADKTVALWDLRNLKLKLHSFESHKDEIFQVQWSPHNETILASSGTDRRLNVWDLSKIGEEQSPEDAEDGPPELLFIHGGHTAKISDFSWNPNEPWVICSVSEDNIMQVWQMAENIYNDEDPEGSVDPEGQGS from the exons ATGGCCGACAAGGAAG ccTTTGATGACGCAGTAGAAGAACGTGTGATCAACGAAGAAtacaaaatatggaaaaagaacaCCCCTTTTCTTTACGATTTGGTGATGACCCATGCTCTGGAGTGGCCTAGCCTAACTGCACAGTGGCTTCCAGATGTAACCAG ACCAGAAGGGAAAGATTTCAGTATTCATCGACTTGTGCTGGGGACACACACGTCAGATGAACAAAACCACCTTGTGATAGCCAGCGTGCAGCTCCCTAATGATGATGCTCAGTTTGATGCTTCACACTACGACAGTGAAAAAGGAG AATTTGGAGGTTTTGGCTCGGTTAGTGgaaaaattgaaatagaaatcAAGATCAACCATGAAGGAGAGGTAAACAGGGCACGCTATATGCCCCAGAATCCTTGCATCATTGCAACAAAGACTCCATCCAGTGATGTTCTTGTTTTTGACTATACAAAACATCCTTCTAAACCAG ACCCTTCTGGAGAGTGCAACCCAGACTTGCGTCTCCGTGGACATCAGAAGGAAGGCTACGGGCTTTCTTGGAACCCAAATCTCAGTGGGCACTTACTGAGTGCTTCAGATGACCAC acCATCTGCCTGTGGGACATAAGTGCTGTTCCAAAGGAAGGGAAAGTTGTGGATGCGAAGACCATCTTCACAGGGCACACGGCAGTAGTAGAGGATGTCTCCTGGCATCTGCTCCATGAGTCCCTCTTTGGATCGGTTGCTGATGATCAGAAACTCATGAT CTGGGATACTCGTTCAAACAATACTTCCAAACCAAGCCACTCAGTTGATGCTCACACTGCTGAAGTGAACTGCCTTTCTTTCAATCCTTATAGTGAGTTCATTCTTGCCACAGGATCAGCTGACAAG ACTGTTGCTCTGTGGGATCTGAGAAATCTGAAACTTAAGTTGCATTCCTTTGAATCACATAAGGATGAAATATTCCAG GTTCAGTGGTCGCCTCACAATGAGACTATTTTGGCTTCCAGTGGTACTGATCGTAGACTGAATGTCTGGGATTTAAG TAAAATTGGAGAGGAACAATCCCCAGAAGATGCAGAAGATGGGCCACCAGAGTTGTTG TTTATTCATGGTGGTCACACTGCCAAGATATCTGATTTCTCCTGGAATCCCAACGAACCTTGGGTGATTTGTTCTGTATCAGAAGACAATATCATGCAAGTGTGGCAAATG